Proteins encoded within one genomic window of Gammaproteobacteria bacterium:
- a CDS encoding exodeoxyribonuclease VII small subunit — MTDSRRPRIDLEKALAELEEIVEQLESADQPLEKSLKQFERGVRLSRDCQAALKDAEQRVQQLMGTELRDLDPETLAGQDAGDDGEDAAD; from the coding sequence ATGACGGATTCGCGCCGCCCCCGCATCGATCTCGAGAAGGCCCTGGCCGAGCTCGAGGAAATCGTCGAGCAGCTGGAATCGGCCGACCAGCCGCTGGAGAAATCGCTGAAGCAGTTCGAACGCGGCGTGCGCCTCAGCCGCGACTGCCAGGCGGCGCTGAAGGATGCCGAGCAGCGGGTGCAGCAGCTGATGGGCACGGAGCTGCGCGACCTGGATCCGGAGACCCTCGCCGGGCAGGATGCCGGCGACGACGGGGAAGACGCCGCGGACTGA
- a CDS encoding rubrerythrin has translation MKLKGSKTEKNLKDAFSGESQANRRYLYFALKADVEGHNDVAAVFRSTAEGETGHAHGHLEYLEAVGDPATGLPIGETNANLKAAIAGETHEYTDMYPGMAKAAREEGFGEIADWFETLAKAERSHANRFQKALDTLGR, from the coding sequence GTGAAGCTCAAGGGAAGCAAGACCGAGAAGAACCTGAAGGACGCGTTTTCCGGCGAGTCCCAGGCCAACCGTCGTTACCTGTATTTCGCACTGAAGGCCGACGTCGAGGGCCACAATGACGTCGCCGCGGTGTTCCGTTCCACGGCCGAGGGCGAGACCGGCCATGCCCATGGCCACCTCGAGTACCTCGAGGCGGTGGGTGATCCCGCCACGGGTCTGCCGATCGGCGAGACCAATGCCAACCTCAAGGCCGCCATCGCCGGCGAGACCCACGAGTACACCGACATGTACCCGGGCATGGCCAAGGCCGCCCGCGAGGAGGGTTTCGGCGAGATCGCCGACTGGTTCGAGACTCTGGCCAAGGCGGAGCGTTCCCACGCCAACCGCTTCCAGAAGGCTCTCGACACGCTGGGTCGCTGA
- a CDS encoding Fe-S oxidoreductase: MADKSTREGSLEAARRHPLDWQSEAFYDADALTAEMERIFEICHGCRRCFSLCNAFPTLFDAIDATDTGELEGVPKTVYWEVVDHCYLCDLCFMTKCPYVPPHPWNVDFPHLMLRAKAKRFRDEGAPLRDRLLASTDAVGNLAGIPVVAEVVNAVNATAIGRAALQATLGVARDAPLPRYESNTARRRLGRQRPAPAAPTGEAGGTSGRVVLFTTCYGNRNLPSMCEDLVAVYEHNGIEVQLAGTETCCGMPRLELGDLESVARAREVNVPELAAWVRKGYEIVAPIPSCVLMFRQELPLMFPDDAEVRLVADAFRDPFEYLVARQKAGRVRTDFRTALGKVAYHVPCHQRVQNVGPKTREVLEWIPGTEVLAVERCSGHDGTYGVKQRFRAASLKIAAPVVARVKDAGATAFTSDCPMAGAQIAGQLPEDNYAHPFTLLRRAYGI; encoded by the coding sequence ATGGCGGACAAGTCCACCCGCGAGGGCAGTCTCGAGGCCGCAAGGCGCCATCCGCTCGACTGGCAGAGCGAGGCCTTCTACGACGCAGACGCGCTCACTGCCGAAATGGAGCGCATTTTCGAGATCTGCCACGGCTGCCGCCGCTGCTTCAGCCTGTGCAACGCCTTTCCGACGCTCTTCGACGCCATCGACGCCACCGACACCGGCGAGCTGGAGGGCGTGCCGAAGACCGTGTACTGGGAAGTGGTCGATCACTGCTACCTGTGTGATCTCTGCTTCATGACCAAGTGCCCGTACGTGCCACCGCACCCGTGGAACGTCGATTTCCCCCACCTGATGCTGCGGGCCAAGGCCAAGCGCTTCCGCGACGAGGGCGCACCGCTGCGCGATCGCCTGCTGGCCTCGACCGACGCCGTCGGCAACCTGGCCGGCATCCCGGTGGTGGCCGAGGTGGTCAACGCCGTCAATGCCACCGCCATCGGCCGCGCCGCGCTGCAGGCCACGCTCGGCGTGGCACGCGATGCGCCGCTGCCGCGCTATGAATCGAACACTGCGCGCCGCCGCCTCGGGCGGCAGCGGCCCGCGCCCGCCGCGCCCACGGGCGAGGCGGGCGGCACCAGCGGGCGCGTGGTGCTGTTCACCACCTGCTACGGCAACCGCAACCTGCCATCGATGTGCGAGGACCTGGTGGCGGTCTACGAGCACAACGGCATCGAGGTGCAGCTCGCCGGCACCGAGACCTGCTGTGGCATGCCGCGCCTCGAGCTCGGTGACCTGGAGTCCGTGGCCCGTGCCAGGGAAGTGAACGTGCCGGAACTCGCGGCCTGGGTGCGCAAGGGCTACGAGATCGTCGCGCCGATCCCTTCATGCGTGCTGATGTTCAGGCAGGAACTGCCGCTGATGTTTCCCGATGATGCCGAGGTGCGGCTGGTGGCGGATGCCTTCCGTGATCCCTTCGAGTACCTGGTCGCGCGGCAGAAGGCCGGCAGGGTGCGCACGGACTTCCGTACCGCGCTCGGCAAGGTGGCCTACCACGTGCCCTGCCACCAGCGGGTGCAGAACGTCGGGCCGAAGACCCGCGAGGTCCTCGAGTGGATCCCGGGCACGGAGGTGCTCGCCGTCGAGCGCTGCTCGGGCCACGACGGTACCTACGGCGTCAAGCAGCGCTTCCGCGCCGCATCGCTGAAGATCGCCGCGCCGGTCGTCGCGCGGGTCAAGGATGCCGGCGCCACCGCGTTCACCAGCGACTGCCCGATGGCGGGCGCGCAGATCGCCGGCCAGCTGCCCGAGGACAACTATGCCCATCCCTTCACCCTGCTGCGCCGCGCCTACGGGATCTGA
- a CDS encoding DUF3501 family protein, whose translation MDKLDIADLYGLEEYARLRNDFRARVMEHKRHRRLHLGEHFTLCFEDRLTMQYQVQEMLRTERIFEEAGIRDELSAYNPLIPDGSNWKATFLVEYSDPAERARALERLVGIEHQVWVRVDGHPPVTAIADEDLDRSTDTKTSAVHFLRFELSPGMVASLKAGAGLAAGIDHPAGLQRIDAVPEVVRESLVADLD comes from the coding sequence ATGGACAAGCTCGACATCGCCGACCTCTACGGCCTCGAGGAATACGCGCGGCTGCGCAACGATTTCCGCGCGCGCGTCATGGAGCACAAGCGCCACCGGCGGCTGCACCTCGGCGAGCACTTCACGCTGTGCTTCGAGGATCGCCTGACGATGCAGTACCAGGTCCAGGAAATGCTGCGTACCGAGCGCATCTTCGAGGAGGCGGGCATCCGTGACGAACTCTCCGCCTACAATCCGCTGATCCCCGACGGCAGCAACTGGAAGGCGACGTTTCTCGTCGAGTACTCCGATCCTGCCGAGCGCGCCCGCGCGCTGGAACGGCTGGTCGGCATCGAGCACCAGGTCTGGGTACGCGTGGATGGGCATCCGCCGGTGACCGCCATCGCCGACGAGGACCTCGACCGCAGCACGGACACCAAGACCTCCGCCGTGCACTTCCTGCGTTTCGAGCTGTCGCCCGGCATGGTCGCTTCCCTGAAGGCCGGCGCCGGCCTCGCCGCCGGCATCGATCATCCCGCAGGACTGCAGCGCATCGACGCCGTGCCCGAGGTGGTGCGCGAGTCGCTGGTGGCGGACCTCGACTGA
- a CDS encoding VPLPA-CTERM sorting domain-containing protein has translation MKRYLGGIVLALWCCGSVQAALLSRLGGQAVYDTDRNITWLANANLAASNTFGVTGIAVNGTMTWAKANEWIAAMNTANYLGVHDWRLPTTLQPDPSCHYQSGGGSYGVSCTGSEMGHLFYGELGGVGSQSIVTTHNANYSLFSNVQPSNYWSGTVYAPAPGSFAWDINFGYGDQNYNLQVYAFHAWAVRPGDIVPVPAAVWLFGSAMGVFAMVRRRVLAGAGA, from the coding sequence ATGAAGAGATATCTCGGCGGGATTGTCCTGGCCCTGTGGTGCTGCGGTTCGGTGCAGGCCGCGCTGCTGAGCCGGCTGGGCGGGCAGGCGGTGTATGACACCGATCGCAACATCACCTGGCTGGCCAATGCGAACCTTGCGGCCAGCAACACCTTTGGCGTCACGGGTATCGCCGTCAATGGCACGATGACCTGGGCCAAGGCCAACGAGTGGATTGCGGCGATGAACACCGCGAACTATCTCGGGGTGCACGACTGGCGGCTGCCGACGACGCTGCAGCCGGATCCGAGCTGCCATTACCAGTCGGGCGGAGGCAGCTACGGCGTCTCCTGCACCGGCAGCGAGATGGGTCATCTCTTCTACGGCGAGCTGGGCGGCGTGGGAAGCCAATCCATTGTCACGACGCACAATGCCAACTACAGCCTGTTCAGCAACGTCCAGCCCTCCAACTACTGGTCGGGCACGGTCTACGCGCCCGCTCCCGGTAGCTTCGCGTGGGACATCAACTTCGGCTACGGCGACCAGAACTACAACCTCCAGGTCTATGCCTTCCACGCCTGGGCCGTGCGCCCCGGCGATATCGTCCCGGTACCGGCCGCGGTGTGGCTGTTCGGGAGCGCGATGGGAGTGTTCGCGATGGTGCGCCGCCGTGTCCTGGCCGGTGCCGGGGCGTAG
- the parE gene encoding DNA topoisomerase IV subunit B: protein MSSKYDASAIEVLSGLDPVRRRPGMYTDTSRPNHLAHEVIDNSVDEALAGHCSRIEVTLFRDGSLQVADDGRGMPVDIHPQEKVPGVELILTRLHSGAKFSSQSYQYSGGLHGVGVSVVNALSKNLEVWVRRDGQEYNMSFRGGNRASRLEAVGKVGKANTGTTIRFWPDPKYFDSDKFSIPQLRHALQAKAVLCPGLKIVFAVEHPEQRFEWEYRDGLGQYLVEAVEGAAMLPAQPFIGEAKGQHEEVTWALFWVEGVASPPGESYVNLIPTAQGGTHVSGLRTGLTEALREYCDFRSLVPRGLRLAPEDVWDGLAYVLSVKLEDPQFSGQTKERLSSRECTAFVSGVVKDAFALWLNQHPETGDQIAQRAIAAAQSRLKATKVVARKKIVAGPALPGKLADCTRDDPQVCELFLVEGDSAGGSAKQARDRRTQAVLPLRGKILNTWEVEQAELLASQEVHNISLAIGVDPGSADLSALRYHKVCILADADSDGQHISTLICALFLRHFPQLVHAGHVYVAMPPLFRIDVGREVFYALDENERQGVLDRIETEKLKGKVAITRFKGLGEMSPAQLRETTMAADTRRLVQLTVDAGDQTEQLLDMLLAKKRANDRRSWIETRGNLAQVQV, encoded by the coding sequence ATGAGCAGCAAGTACGATGCCTCGGCGATCGAGGTCCTGAGCGGTCTCGATCCGGTCCGGCGCCGGCCGGGCATGTATACCGACACCTCGCGGCCGAACCACCTGGCGCACGAGGTGATCGACAACAGCGTCGACGAGGCACTCGCCGGGCATTGCAGCCGCATCGAGGTGACGCTGTTCCGCGACGGTTCGCTGCAGGTGGCCGATGACGGCCGCGGCATGCCGGTGGACATCCACCCGCAGGAGAAGGTGCCGGGCGTCGAGCTGATCCTCACCCGGCTGCACTCCGGCGCCAAGTTCTCCAGCCAGAGCTACCAGTATTCCGGCGGCCTGCACGGGGTGGGGGTCTCGGTGGTCAACGCCCTGTCGAAGAACCTCGAGGTCTGGGTGCGCCGCGACGGGCAGGAATACAACATGAGCTTCCGCGGCGGCAACCGCGCGAGCCGGCTGGAGGCGGTGGGCAAGGTGGGCAAGGCCAACACCGGCACCACCATCCGCTTCTGGCCCGATCCGAAGTACTTCGATTCCGACAAGTTCTCCATCCCGCAGCTGCGCCATGCGCTGCAGGCCAAGGCGGTGCTCTGCCCCGGCCTGAAGATCGTCTTCGCGGTCGAGCACCCCGAGCAGCGCTTCGAGTGGGAGTACCGCGACGGGCTCGGCCAGTACCTGGTGGAGGCCGTGGAGGGGGCGGCGATGCTGCCGGCCCAGCCGTTCATCGGCGAGGCGAAGGGGCAGCACGAGGAGGTGACCTGGGCGCTGTTCTGGGTGGAGGGCGTGGCATCGCCGCCGGGCGAGTCCTACGTGAACCTGATCCCCACGGCGCAGGGCGGCACCCACGTCAGCGGCCTGCGCACCGGGCTGACCGAGGCGCTGCGCGAGTACTGCGATTTCCGCAGCCTGGTGCCGCGCGGCCTGCGCCTCGCGCCCGAGGATGTCTGGGACGGGCTGGCCTACGTGCTGTCGGTGAAGCTCGAGGACCCGCAGTTCTCCGGCCAGACCAAGGAGCGGCTGTCCTCGCGCGAGTGCACCGCCTTCGTCTCCGGCGTGGTGAAGGATGCCTTCGCGCTGTGGCTCAACCAGCACCCGGAGACCGGCGACCAGATCGCGCAGCGCGCCATCGCCGCCGCGCAGAGCCGGCTCAAGGCCACCAAGGTGGTGGCGCGCAAGAAGATCGTCGCCGGGCCGGCGCTGCCGGGCAAGCTCGCCGACTGCACCCGCGACGATCCGCAGGTCTGCGAGCTGTTCCTGGTGGAGGGCGACTCGGCAGGCGGTTCGGCCAAGCAGGCCCGCGACCGGCGCACCCAGGCGGTGCTGCCCCTGCGCGGCAAGATCCTCAACACCTGGGAGGTGGAGCAGGCGGAGCTGCTGGCCTCGCAGGAGGTGCACAACATCAGCCTCGCCATCGGCGTCGACCCGGGCAGCGCGGACCTGTCGGCGCTGCGCTACCACAAGGTCTGCATCCTCGCCGATGCCGATTCCGACGGCCAGCACATCTCCACGCTGATCTGCGCGCTGTTCCTGCGCCATTTCCCGCAGCTGGTGCACGCCGGGCACGTGTACGTGGCCATGCCGCCGCTGTTCCGCATCGACGTCGGCCGCGAGGTGTTCTACGCGCTCGACGAGAACGAGCGCCAGGGCGTGCTCGACCGCATCGAGACCGAGAAGCTCAAGGGCAAGGTCGCCATCACCCGTTTCAAGGGCCTGGGCGAGATGAGTCCGGCGCAGCTGCGCGAGACCACGATGGCGGCCGACACCCGCCGCCTGGTGCAGCTCACCGTGGACGCCGGCGACCAGACCGAGCAGCTGCTCGACATGCTGCTCGCCAAGAAGCGCGCCAACGACCGGCGCAGCTGGATCGAGACCCGGGGCAACCTTGCCCAGGTCCAGGTCTGA
- the parC gene encoding DNA topoisomerase IV subunit A — protein MSRQDKLDFEGIERLPLREFAERAYLDYSMYVILDRALPHIADGLKPVQRRIVYAMSELGLAAGSKHKKSARTVGDVIGKFHPHGDSACYEAMVHMAQDFAYRYPIIDGQGNWGSADDPKSFAAMRYTEARLRPYASVLLAELEQGTVDWVPNFDGTLREPALLPARLPNLLLNGATGIAVGMSTDVPPHNLREIAAGLVRLIDDPDLSVRQLMRTIKGPDFPTGGELVSSREEIVDLYARGTGTLRVRATYAVEDGTTIVIDSLPYQASGARVLEQIATQMRAKKLPMVEDLRDESDEEEPTRLVIGLRSNRVDIEALMLHLFATTDLERTLRVNLNVIGTDGKPAVRDLRTLLLDWLGFRLETVKRRLKFRLERVEERLHILDGLLVAYLNIDEVIRIIRREDEPKPVLMKKFRLTDTQAEAILNLRLRYLAKLEEMKIRGEQQELAEERERLDRILRSPAKLRALVREEIEQLARDFGDERRTALVERQAAQAMAEEELVPAEPVTVVLSQRGWARAAKGHDIDPATLSFKTGDGFLCAARGRSTQLAVFLDSTGRAYSLPAHALPSARGQGEPLSGRLNPPDGASFRGVMIGDPEARWLVASSAGYGFFVKLGELHGRNRAGKAALRLQPGWDVVIPAACPPDGLPESARVAAVSSAGHLLVFAAGELPELPRGKGNRILGIPAAKLKSGEEKLQAVAVLGPADELLVRSGQRQMTLKPADLAHYAGERGHRGLVLPRGWRGVDALDVVRAGG, from the coding sequence ATGAGCAGGCAGGACAAGCTGGATTTCGAGGGCATCGAGCGGCTGCCGCTGCGCGAGTTCGCCGAGCGTGCCTACCTCGACTACTCGATGTACGTGATCCTCGATCGCGCGCTGCCGCATATCGCCGATGGCCTGAAGCCGGTGCAGCGGCGGATCGTCTACGCCATGAGCGAGCTCGGGCTGGCCGCCGGTTCCAAGCACAAGAAGTCCGCGCGTACGGTCGGCGATGTCATCGGCAAGTTCCATCCCCATGGCGACAGCGCCTGCTACGAGGCCATGGTGCACATGGCCCAGGACTTCGCCTACCGCTACCCGATCATCGACGGCCAGGGCAACTGGGGCTCGGCGGACGACCCGAAGTCATTCGCGGCCATGCGCTACACCGAGGCGCGGCTGCGGCCCTATGCCAGCGTGCTGCTCGCCGAGCTGGAGCAGGGTACCGTGGACTGGGTGCCGAATTTCGACGGCACCCTGCGCGAGCCGGCGCTGCTGCCGGCACGGCTGCCGAACCTGCTGCTGAACGGCGCCACCGGCATCGCGGTGGGCATGTCCACCGACGTGCCGCCGCACAACCTGCGCGAGATCGCCGCCGGCCTGGTCCGGCTGATCGACGACCCCGACCTCTCGGTGCGGCAGCTGATGCGCACCATCAAGGGGCCGGATTTCCCGACCGGCGGCGAGCTGGTCTCCAGCCGCGAGGAGATCGTCGACCTCTATGCCCGGGGCACCGGCACCCTGCGGGTGCGGGCCACCTATGCGGTCGAGGATGGCACCACCATCGTCATCGACAGCCTGCCTTACCAGGCCTCGGGCGCCCGGGTGCTGGAGCAGATCGCCACGCAGATGCGCGCGAAGAAGCTGCCGATGGTGGAGGACCTGCGCGACGAGTCCGACGAGGAGGAGCCCACGCGCCTGGTGATCGGCCTGCGCTCGAACCGCGTGGACATCGAGGCGCTGATGCTGCACCTGTTCGCCACCACCGACCTCGAGCGCACGCTGCGCGTCAACCTCAACGTCATCGGCACCGACGGCAAGCCGGCGGTGCGCGACCTGCGCACCCTGCTGCTCGACTGGCTGGGGTTCCGGCTGGAGACGGTGAAGAGGCGCCTGAAGTTCCGCCTGGAGCGGGTCGAGGAGCGGCTGCACATCCTCGACGGCCTGCTGGTGGCCTACCTCAACATCGACGAGGTCATCCGCATCATCCGCCGCGAGGACGAGCCCAAGCCCGTCCTCATGAAGAAGTTCCGGCTCACCGACACCCAGGCCGAGGCTATCCTCAACCTGCGGCTGCGCTACCTGGCGAAGCTCGAGGAGATGAAGATCCGCGGCGAGCAGCAGGAGCTGGCGGAGGAGCGCGAACGGCTGGACCGCATCCTGCGCAGCCCGGCGAAGCTGCGCGCGCTGGTGCGCGAGGAGATTGAACAGCTGGCGCGCGACTTCGGCGACGAGCGGCGCACGGCGCTGGTGGAGCGGCAGGCCGCGCAGGCCATGGCCGAGGAAGAGCTGGTGCCCGCCGAGCCGGTGACCGTGGTGCTGTCCCAGCGTGGCTGGGCCCGTGCGGCCAAGGGCCACGACATCGACCCGGCGACGCTCAGCTTCAAGACCGGGGATGGCTTCCTCTGCGCCGCCCGTGGCCGCAGCACGCAGCTGGCGGTGTTCCTCGATTCCACCGGACGCGCCTACAGCCTGCCCGCCCACGCGCTGCCCTCGGCGCGCGGCCAGGGCGAACCGCTGTCCGGCCGCCTCAACCCGCCGGATGGCGCGAGTTTCCGTGGCGTCATGATCGGCGATCCCGAGGCCCGCTGGCTGGTGGCGAGCAGCGCCGGCTACGGCTTCTTCGTGAAGCTCGGTGAACTGCACGGCCGCAACCGCGCCGGCAAGGCGGCACTGCGGCTGCAGCCGGGCTGGGACGTGGTCATCCCCGCCGCCTGTCCGCCGGACGGGCTTCCGGAGTCTGCCCGCGTCGCGGCGGTGAGCTCGGCCGGGCACCTGCTGGTATTCGCCGCCGGCGAGCTGCCCGAACTGCCCCGCGGCAAGGGCAACCGCATCCTCGGGATTCCCGCCGCGAAGCTGAAGTCAGGCGAGGAGAAGCTGCAGGCGGTGGCGGTGCTGGGACCGGCCGACGAGCTGCTGGTGCGCAGTGGCCAGCGGCAGATGACGCTGAAGCCCGCGGACCTGGCGCATTACGCCGGCGAGCGCGGGCATCGCGGCCTGGTCCTGCCGCGCGGCTGGCGCGGCGTGGATGCGCTGGACGTGGTTCGCGCCGGCGGCTGA
- a CDS encoding LysM peptidoglycan-binding domain-containing protein — protein sequence MRRKELSKNAAAAPATGRRSLAAGALALGGVAASLLTPAQAVTLGDASLQSALGQPLSARIPVQLAPGEMLGAACVSIPTPARSDLSALPQPQVTVPETPGAGSLSLHVTTTQPLYEPMYELQVQVRCPGTPLLVRQYVLMLDLPGTVLAGAAAATAEPQPVPAAAATTGIAADQAATPAPRGSLAVRPRPQAAAGTPIPSGSRYRVAAGDTLSTIAARVGGGHGVWRLADRIFAANPQAFIGGNPDLIKLGSEIIIPAPVTDASPPATATTAAAATPSPAMAQAPDASPPAIEAVGAAPAAEATPAPEAAPAPVTSPVPAAPGSADAAAPVFADEQPVARDPQAEARPAAVPPAPVERDGAPAWLAALIGVLIGAVVSLALLRDRLTGALASLLRPRQPVIEPVARAPLPAAPEVQAAPKFRQPMQAPEPSMVVEEHHHAEVEHDPLARTDESVTVEQPAQLAATAELPAADAGHDLASLFDEVPDLPLYEPAGDALPSAEDLDLDLSAASIDATVDQDIGWLGDETSLTTTPQPVIDPASGGADTVEEIDLQTLSQRAGDDTAISQTLRDALNLLESDYEEELTASQVVDRKQLTHLLDEGDGEDTMVRTGTDQLPRRR from the coding sequence ATGCGCCGGAAAGAGTTGTCGAAGAACGCGGCTGCTGCCCCGGCAACAGGCCGGCGCAGTCTGGCTGCCGGCGCGCTGGCGCTCGGCGGTGTCGCCGCCTCGCTGCTGACGCCGGCCCAGGCCGTCACGCTGGGCGATGCCTCGCTGCAGTCCGCGCTCGGCCAGCCGCTGAGCGCGCGTATCCCGGTACAGCTCGCTCCCGGGGAAATGCTCGGCGCAGCCTGCGTCAGCATTCCCACTCCGGCACGCTCCGACCTGAGCGCCCTGCCCCAGCCACAGGTCACGGTTCCGGAGACGCCCGGCGCCGGCAGCCTCAGCCTGCACGTCACCACCACGCAACCCCTGTACGAACCGATGTACGAACTGCAGGTTCAGGTACGCTGCCCCGGCACGCCCCTGCTGGTGCGCCAGTACGTGCTGATGCTGGACCTGCCGGGTACCGTGCTGGCGGGCGCAGCGGCGGCAACTGCCGAACCGCAGCCCGTGCCAGCGGCCGCGGCCACCACAGGCATCGCGGCCGACCAGGCAGCCACGCCGGCGCCACGCGGCAGCCTTGCGGTCCGCCCGCGGCCGCAGGCTGCAGCGGGCACGCCGATCCCGTCCGGCAGCCGCTATCGCGTGGCGGCCGGTGACACCCTCTCGACGATTGCCGCGCGCGTCGGCGGCGGCCACGGCGTCTGGCGCCTGGCCGACCGGATCTTCGCCGCCAATCCGCAGGCGTTCATCGGTGGCAATCCCGACCTGATCAAGCTCGGCAGCGAAATCATCATCCCGGCGCCGGTCACCGACGCTTCACCCCCGGCCACGGCGACAACGGCAGCGGCAGCCACCCCCTCTCCCGCGATGGCGCAGGCACCGGACGCGAGCCCGCCTGCCATCGAGGCCGTGGGCGCCGCGCCGGCAGCGGAGGCCACTCCGGCACCGGAGGCCGCACCGGCACCGGTCACGTCACCTGTGCCCGCCGCTCCAGGCAGCGCGGATGCCGCGGCGCCGGTCTTCGCCGACGAACAACCCGTCGCCCGGGACCCGCAGGCCGAGGCCCGGCCGGCGGCCGTGCCGCCAGCCCCGGTGGAACGCGACGGCGCGCCAGCCTGGCTCGCAGCACTGATCGGCGTGCTGATCGGTGCCGTGGTGAGCCTCGCGCTGCTGCGCGACCGGCTGACCGGCGCGCTCGCCAGCCTGCTGAGGCCGCGCCAGCCGGTCATCGAGCCCGTGGCCCGCGCACCGCTGCCCGCCGCGCCCGAAGTGCAGGCTGCGCCGAAGTTCAGGCAGCCGATGCAGGCACCAGAGCCTTCCATGGTGGTGGAGGAACACCACCACGCGGAAGTCGAACACGATCCGCTGGCCCGCACCGATGAATCGGTGACCGTGGAGCAACCGGCGCAGCTGGCGGCGACGGCGGAACTCCCGGCAGCCGATGCCGGGCATGACCTCGCCAGCCTGTTCGACGAGGTGCCCGACCTGCCGCTGTACGAGCCCGCCGGCGACGCGCTGCCCTCCGCCGAGGACCTCGACCTGGACCTGAGCGCGGCCAGCATCGACGCCACGGTCGACCAGGACATCGGCTGGCTCGGCGACGAGACCAGCCTCACGACCACGCCCCAGCCGGTCATCGACCCGGCATCGGGTGGCGCCGATACCGTCGAGGAAATCGACCTGCAGACCCTGTCGCAGCGCGCCGGCGATGACACCGCCATCTCGCAGACCCTCAGGGATGCGCTCAACCTGCTGGAGAGCGACTACGAGGAAGAACTCACCGCCAGCCAGGTCGTCGATCGCAAGCAGCTGACGCACCTGCTCGACGAAGGCGACGGCGAGGACACGATGGTGCGCACCGGCACCGACCAGCTGCCCCGCCGACGCTGA